In one Paramisgurnus dabryanus chromosome 21, PD_genome_1.1, whole genome shotgun sequence genomic region, the following are encoded:
- the trappc1 gene encoding trafficking protein particle complex subunit 1, with amino-acid sequence MTVHNLYIFDRNGTCLYYSEWNRKKQAGISKEEECKLMYGMLFSIRSFVSKMTPLDMKDGFVAFQTSRYKLHYYETPTGIKLVMNTDLGVPNCRDTLQQIYSTLYVEYIVKNPLCVLGESLQSDLFNTKLDSYIRALPFFSVRAA; translated from the exons ATGACTGTTCATAACTTATACATATTTGACCGCAATGGCACCTGCCTTTACTACAGTGAATGGAACCGCAAGAAACAGGCCGGAATATCCAAAGAGGAg GAATGTAAGCTGATGTATGGAATGCTCTTCTCTATTCGATCATTTGTTAGTAAGATGACTCCTCTGGATAT GAAAGACGGATTTGTGGCATTTCAGACCAGCCGTTATAAGCTGCATTATTACGAAACTCCCACAGGCATTAAACTGGTGATGAATACAGACCTCGGTGTGCCGAACTGTAGAGATACATTACAgcagatatacagtaca TTGTATGTGGAGTACATTGTCAAAAACCCCTTGTGTGTGTTGGGCGAGTCTCTTCAGAGCGATCTGTTCAACACTAAACTGGATTCTTACATCCGAGCTTTACCTTTCTTCAGTGTCCGGGCGGCTTGA
- the psmb6 gene encoding proteasome subunit beta type-6 — protein MAAAAALQFSSQVSTLNNYNDLFPDWTNKEVSTGTTIMAVEFNGGVVMGADSRTTTGAYIANRVTDKLTPIHDRIFCCRSGSAADTQAIADAVTYQLGFHSIELDEAPLVQTAASLFRDMCYRYREELMAGIIVAGWDQRRGGQVYTVPVGGMLTRQPVSVGGSGSSYIYGYVDSNYRPEMSKEECLKFTAGALTLAMERDGSSGGVVRLAVITEQGVERQVILGNQLPQFSTV, from the exons atggcggcggcCGCAGCTTTACAGTTTTCTTCCCAAGTTTCAACTTTAAATAATTACAATGATTTATTTCCAGATTGGACAAACAAAGAAGTCAGCACAGGG ACAACCATCATGGCTGTGGAGTTTAATGGTGGAGTCGTGATGGGCGCAGACTCCCGCACCACCACAGG TGCTTACATCGCCAACCGTGTGACGGATAAACTGACTCCCATCCACGACCGAATCTTCTGTTGTCGCTCAGGGTCGGCGGCCGATACTCAGGCCATCGCAGATGCCGTCACCTaccagctgggttttcacag TATCGAGCTGGATGAAGCTCCTCTGGTCCAGACGGCAGCCAGTTTGTTTCGGGACATGTGCTACAGGTACAGAGAAGAGCTGATGGCCGGAATCATCGTGGCCGGGTGGGACCAGCGTAGAGGGGGTCAG GTGTACACCGTACCTGTTGGAGGGATGTTGACCAGACAGCCGGTGTCAGTGGGTGGATCGGGTAGCAGCTACATCTATGGATATGTGGATTCAAACTACAGACCTGAAATGAGCAAAGAGGAGTGTCTCAAGTTCACTGCTGGAG caTTGACACTAGCCATGGAGAGAGACGGCTCTAGTGGAGGAGTGGTGAGACTGGCTGTCATCACAGAACAGGGTGTGGAGAGACAGGTCATACTGGGAAACCAGCTACCACAGTTCTCAACCGTCTGA
- the gp1ba gene encoding uncharacterized protein gp1ba, with protein MRAIISILLFLMMQRCVVAGSGCQGDRNKDHRPRVSCVNQGLTAVPGGIDPLTQVLVLTENHFSSVSWSDYSPFPQLYELDLSHNQITVLEPPGPVLENLGVLRLSGNRLTGLGGEVFRCAPNLMQIYLDGNRIRSLHDATFSYLQRLEVISLYQNELPALPPRLLERVSSSTLKQFDIENNSVSLMPDGFFSSKPDLPYVYLSYNPWLCSCAVGYLHSYLNDQEHNIYKHKGPDEIIPGSDSVLCARPPHLTGRTIIELEEDDFCPPEPTFPPLFYPIGDQDFKAADIIITTPQVPSTPLDTTSPALLYATTAAPLNTTSFTHSLNTNSSAPPDTTSSAPPDTTSSAPPDTTSSVPLYTTSSAPLDTTSSAPLETASSAPLETTSSALLVSNVPLDTTSSAPLVWTVPSVRTVPPDTTSPMLLKSWTYIWSDFWTDWLLSTVTPAEFNPPTSPGPEVIVSYNTIDQSSILNSTQPRPQTASSPIPVQHQASTTAPPKPKSTSVGQHWAEGAGGQVVDDGRTLPWCWWLFVGFALLCVLSALTSCFLFIWLLKSYLVLQGRLKRYTPICSESDGVTLRAYKHIKNTASPGEENEESVKFLSLEQIKDIQAVFRSVLFISKGNDEGPKDAQIEAKGRDASTTVTAQERAEGREDEELVFRKSLYREISQKEESNRWTEEEECWYRTRERTSRYRLVLRETTGSERNMEWVVGEWEMGERGVVNERSCPLIGQLDGTLPVSSSIE; from the exons ATGAGAGCCATCATTAGcatcctcctcttcctcatgATGCAGAGGTGTGTTGTCGCGGGCAGCGGTTGCCAAGGCGACAGAAATAAGGACCACCGGCCGCGTGTAAGCTGCGTGAATCAGGGTCTGACGGCCGTTCCGGGAGGGATCGACCCACTCACACAAGTTCTGGTGCTCACAGAAAACCACTTCAGTTCAGTCTCGTGGTCTGATTATTCTCCATTCCCTCAGCTGTATGAGTTAGATCTGAGCCACAATCAGATCACAGTGCTGGAACCACCAG GTCCAGTCTTGGAGAACTTGGGTGTTTTGCGTTTGTCTGGAAACAGGTTGACTGGTTTGGGTGGAGAGGTGTTTCGTTGCGCTCCCAATCTGATGCAGATTTATTTGGATGGAAATCGGATTCGTTCTCTTCACGATGCCACCTTCAGCTATTTGCAGCGTCTGGAGGTCATTAGCCTTTATCAAAATGAGCTTCCTGCCCTTCCACCTCGTCTCCTGGAGAGGGTCTCTTCCAGCACTTTAAAACAATTTGACATAGAGAACAACAGCGTCTCGCTGATGCCCGATGGGTTTTTCTCCTCTAAACCAGACCTGCCGTATGTTTACTTGTCTTATAATCCTTGGCTGTGCAGCTGTGCTGTAGGATACCTTCACAGCTACCTGAATGACCAGGAACATAACATCTACAAACACAAAGGTCCCGACGAAATCATTCCTGGTTCTGATTCCGTACTATGTGCCAGGCCACCTCACCTGACTGGACGAACGATTATTGAACTAGAGGAGGATGACTTCTGCCCACCAGAGCCAACATTTCCCCCTCTCTTCTACCCCATCGGAGACCAGGATTTTAAAGCAGCTGATATTATTATCACAACCCCTCAAGTACCATCCACTCCGCTCGACACAACCTCGCCTGCTCTGCTCTACGCAACCACGGCCGCTCCACTCAACACAACTTCATTCACTCATTCCCTCAACACAAACTCGTCCGCTCCACCTGACACGACCTCGTCCGCTCCACCTGACACGACCTCGTCCGCTCCACCTGACACAACCTCGTCTGTTCCACTTTACACGACCTCGTCTGCACCACTTGACACGACCTCCTCCGCTCCGCTTGAAACGGCCTCCTCCGCTCCGCTTGAAACGACCTCGTCCGCTCTGCTTGTCAGTAACGTCCCGCTTGACACAACCTCGTCTGCTCCGCTCGTCTGGACCGTTCCATCCGTCAGGACTGTTCCGCCTGACACGACCTCGCCTATGCTACTTAAGTCCTGGACCTATATCTGGTCTGATTTCTGGACAGATTGGCTTTTGTCTACAGTGACTCCAGCAGAGTTTAATCCACCAACTTCACCAGGACCTGAAGTTATCGTATCATATAACACAATCGACCAATCAAGCATCTTGAACAGCACGCAACCCCGACCTCAAACAGCCTCTTCACCGATCCCTGTCCAACACCAAGCTTCGACGACTGCCCCACCCAAACCAAAGTCTACAAGCGTTGGGCAGCACTGGGCCGAAGGAGCAGGTGGTCAAGTTGTAGATGATGGAAGGACATTGCCGTGGTGCTGGTGGTTATTTGTTGGGTTTGCGTTACTGTGTGTGTTGTCTGCTCTGACTTCTTGTTTCCTGTTCATCTGGCTCCTGAAAAGTTACCTGGTGCTTCAAGGCAGACTCAAGCGCTACACCCCAATCTGCTCAGAGAGCGACGGGGTCACCTTGCGTGCGTACAAACATATCAAAAACACTGCGTCGCCAGGAGAGGAGAACGAGGAAAGTGTGAAGTTTTTGTCACTTGAACAGATCAAAGACATTCAGGCAGTGTTTCGGAGTGTTCTGTTCATCTCCAAAGGAAATGACGAGGGACCAAAGGATGCGCAGATAGAGGCTAAAGGAAGAGATGCTTCGACCACAGTAACAGCACAAGAGAGAGCTGAAGGCAGAGAGGATGAAGAGCTTGTGTTCAGGAAAAGTCTGTACAGAGAGATTAGTCAAAAAGAGGAGAGTAACAGATGGACAGAAGAAGAGGAATGCTGGTACAGAACCAGAGAGAGAACCTCTCGATACCGACTCGTCCTGAGAGAAACCACAGGAAGTGAAAGAAACATGGAGTGGGTGGTGGGGGAATGGGAGATGGGAGAAAGGGGCGTGGTCAATGAGAGATCTTGTCCTCTGATTGGACAGTTGGATGGCACATTGCCTGTCTCATCTTCTATCGAGTAA